The Brevibacillus brevis genome contains a region encoding:
- a CDS encoding PepSY domain-containing protein: MLFKKWNRNFHRYIGLIVSLFLLMWAITGFLLLNVPWYQEKATDLKTTMIEVPAQPELLTIAYVGEKLVETGEYSWDEIRSIAKSGGSFKVYVSRDPILRLTVSSEGHITALKQDPILDLFYGLHVGEWEDLNYVTVLEIISILTAFLVVSGLIYFLPKRWFKKRETKI, from the coding sequence ATGCTATTTAAGAAGTGGAACCGTAACTTCCACCGCTACATCGGACTCATCGTTAGCCTTTTCTTACTGATGTGGGCCATTACAGGTTTTCTCCTGTTAAATGTCCCTTGGTATCAGGAAAAAGCCACCGACTTGAAAACGACAATGATTGAAGTGCCTGCCCAACCAGAACTGCTAACCATTGCCTACGTGGGGGAGAAGTTAGTAGAAACAGGGGAATATTCTTGGGATGAAATCAGATCGATCGCAAAATCAGGTGGCTCTTTCAAAGTGTACGTCAGCAGAGATCCGATTCTGCGGCTGACTGTTTCTTCTGAAGGGCACATCACAGCCTTGAAACAAGATCCCATTTTAGATCTCTTCTACGGACTGCATGTGGGCGAATGGGAAGACCTCAACTACGTGACGGTATTAGAGATTATCTCCATCTTAACGGCTTTTCTTGTCGTGTCGGGGCTTATTTATTTCCTCCCCAAACGCTGGTTTAAGAAACGTGAAACGAAAATATAA
- a CDS encoding DUF420 domain-containing protein: MKQRNYTPIIVILTIAINTLIAILYFMPKNNDFSHLDLTFLPFFNAVMNSFTFVFLVAALVSIVKYKNIKMHRGYIFAAFSTTALFLVSYVIYHGMAPSTSFGGEGILRPIYYFILITHILLSAIIVPFALITTARGLNMKVEKHKKIARWTMPMWLYVSATGVIVYIMISPYY, translated from the coding sequence ATGAAACAACGCAACTATACACCGATTATCGTTATTCTCACCATAGCGATTAACACGCTTATCGCCATCTTGTACTTTATGCCGAAAAACAATGATTTCAGCCATCTCGACCTGACGTTTCTGCCGTTTTTTAATGCGGTCATGAACAGCTTCACCTTTGTATTTTTGGTTGCCGCGCTTGTTTCCATCGTGAAGTACAAAAACATTAAGATGCACCGGGGATATATTTTTGCAGCCTTCTCCACAACAGCTCTCTTCTTGGTTTCGTATGTGATCTACCACGGAATGGCACCTAGCACTTCCTTCGGGGGAGAGGGAATTCTGCGTCCAATCTATTACTTCATCTTGATTACACATATTCTGTTGTCGGCGATTATCGTTCCATTTGCGCTGATTACGACTGCACGTGGACTCAACATGAAAGTGGAAAAACATAAAAAAATTGCTCGTTGGACGATGCCGATGTGGCTGTATGTCAGTGCGACGGGTGTCATTGTTTACATCATGATTTCTCCATACTATTAA
- a CDS encoding DUF2059 domain-containing protein has product MKKFITGLATLAVLTSAVPAFAQEGQQALATTSTTKYSTSSKESKASVAEFVNLTVRWNNVSNAVRYEYMLTNMTDGSVYEHGSMTATVANITALRVGKRFSFYVRAVDQYGNTIGSARIEDIVPTGSNIDRNVWIS; this is encoded by the coding sequence ATGAAAAAGTTTATAACTGGTTTAGCAACACTGGCAGTATTGACTTCAGCCGTTCCTGCATTTGCCCAGGAGGGACAACAAGCACTCGCGACTACTTCAACCACTAAATATTCAACGTCTAGTAAAGAATCAAAAGCTTCTGTTGCAGAATTTGTGAATCTTACTGTACGTTGGAACAATGTTTCAAATGCAGTGAGATATGAGTATATGCTGACAAACATGACAGATGGCAGTGTTTATGAACATGGTAGTATGACCGCTACTGTTGCTAACATAACTGCTTTAAGAGTTGGAAAACGCTTCAGTTTTTATGTTCGTGCTGTAGACCAATACGGCAATACAATCGGATCAGCAAGAATAGAAGATATTGTACCAACTGGCAGCAATATCGATAGGAACGTTTGGATTAGTTAG
- a CDS encoding amino acid permease produces the protein MENKELKRGLEARHIQMIALGGTIGVGLFMGSASTIKWTGPSVMLAYAIVGIFIFFIMRAMGEMLYMEPSTGSFATFGHKYIHPLAGYMTAWSNWFQWVIVGMAEIIAVGQYMQYWFPDLPPWIPGIIAMVILGAANLVSVKSFGEFEFWFAMIKIVTIVLMIIAGFGLIFFGIGNGGNAIGLSNLWEHGGFFTGGWTGFFFALSLVIGAYQGVELIGITAGEAKDPKKTLTSAIQSIIWRILIFYIGAIFVIVTVYPWDQLQAIGSPFVATFAKVGITAAAGIINFVVITAAMSGCNSGIYSAGRMLYTLGVNGQAPKIFTKLSSNGVPLLGTIGVLIGLGIGVILSYIAPENLFVYVYSASVLPGMVPWFVILISQIRFRKAKGAEMDNHPFKMPFAPVSNYLTIAFLIMVLIGMWINDETRVSLIAGIVFLAIVVISFFALGISKAVPLDEQSNKK, from the coding sequence GTGGAAAACAAAGAACTGAAGCGAGGCCTGGAAGCGCGTCATATTCAGATGATTGCTTTGGGCGGTACGATTGGTGTTGGGCTATTTATGGGGTCAGCCAGCACGATCAAATGGACAGGCCCATCCGTCATGCTAGCTTATGCAATTGTAGGAATTTTTATTTTTTTCATCATGCGTGCAATGGGTGAAATGTTGTATATGGAACCGAGTACGGGTTCATTTGCGACCTTTGGGCATAAGTATATCCATCCGTTAGCAGGTTATATGACGGCCTGGAGCAACTGGTTCCAGTGGGTCATTGTCGGGATGGCAGAGATCATCGCAGTCGGGCAGTATATGCAGTATTGGTTCCCCGATTTACCGCCTTGGATTCCAGGTATTATTGCGATGGTGATTCTCGGTGCAGCAAACCTGGTCTCAGTAAAATCATTTGGTGAATTTGAGTTTTGGTTTGCCATGATCAAAATTGTCACGATCGTTTTGATGATTATTGCAGGGTTTGGCTTGATTTTCTTTGGCATCGGAAATGGTGGAAACGCAATTGGATTATCGAATCTGTGGGAGCATGGCGGATTCTTTACGGGCGGCTGGACAGGCTTTTTCTTTGCTCTTTCCTTGGTGATTGGGGCGTATCAAGGTGTCGAGCTCATCGGGATTACCGCAGGGGAAGCAAAAGACCCGAAAAAAACATTAACGAGTGCGATTCAAAGCATTATCTGGCGCATTTTGATTTTCTATATTGGTGCGATTTTTGTGATTGTAACCGTTTACCCTTGGGATCAATTGCAGGCAATCGGCAGTCCGTTCGTTGCTACTTTTGCGAAGGTTGGTATTACCGCTGCTGCAGGTATCATTAACTTTGTCGTGATCACTGCTGCTATGTCTGGCTGTAATAGCGGGATATATAGTGCAGGGCGTATGCTGTATACCTTAGGTGTAAATGGCCAAGCGCCGAAAATTTTTACGAAGCTGTCTTCGAATGGTGTGCCGTTGTTAGGTACGATTGGTGTTCTGATCGGTCTGGGTATTGGGGTTATCCTAAGTTATATCGCCCCAGAAAATCTCTTCGTGTATGTGTACAGTGCGAGTGTGCTGCCTGGTATGGTTCCGTGGTTTGTCATTTTGATCAGTCAAATCAGATTCCGTAAAGCAAAGGGTGCTGAAATGGATAACCATCCATTTAAAATGCCTTTTGCCCCAGTGTCCAACTATTTGACCATTGCTTTTCTCATCATGGTACTCATCGGTATGTGGATCAATGATGAGACACGCGTCTCCCTGATTGCTGGGATTGTCTTCTTAGCGATTGTGGTCATCAGTTTCTTTGCACTAGGAATTAGCAAGGCAGTTCCATTGGATGAGCAATCAAATAAGAAATAG
- a CDS encoding carboxymuconolactone decarboxylase family protein, producing MEHYLAEQYLEGLQSFGQLMPEALRAYNEFTSQCFSSGELSSKHKHLQALAISLYSGNEHCIVYHLEAALNDGVSQKEIAETVAVAGAFGGGTTLSHGVILINDVMEEKQGTIQ from the coding sequence ATGGAGCACTATTTGGCCGAACAGTATCTTGAAGGACTGCAATCTTTTGGACAGCTGATGCCAGAGGCCTTGCGAGCATATAATGAATTCACCAGCCAATGCTTTTCGTCCGGTGAATTGTCATCCAAGCATAAACATTTGCAGGCACTGGCTATCTCCCTTTACTCCGGAAATGAACACTGCATTGTCTATCATTTGGAAGCCGCTCTCAACGACGGAGTTTCCCAAAAAGAAATTGCTGAAACCGTAGCGGTAGCCGGAGCATTCGGCGGCGGAACGACCCTTTCGCATGGCGTCATATTAATCAATGATGTGATGGAGGAAAAGCAAGGAACGATTCAATGA
- a CDS encoding alpha/beta hydrolase, which produces MDFHSRVLPELRQTLTQFSGFHLEDLESSRAMLKNPPIKQSEHVRTTSRMIPGAAGEMLAKIYEPVQRTGSKLPAMLWIHGGGYVMGHPDMDDALCERFVQAANCVVVSVDYHLAPEHPYPAAIHDCYAGLTWMTDEAESLGIDVDRVAIAGASGGGGLTAALALMARDKGGPALIFQMPLYPMIDNRNRTASSHEIEAENATWSRTNNLAAWSMYLGESADDSQVSAYAVPSRAESLAGLPPTYTCVGQLDLFRDETIEYVTRLAQAGVDVEFHLYPGCYHCFEVFVPDAEVSQRASQSYVDAMARALNPGKI; this is translated from the coding sequence ATGGATTTTCATAGTCGGGTACTGCCTGAATTAAGGCAAACATTAACGCAATTCTCTGGTTTTCATCTGGAAGATTTGGAGTCGAGCAGGGCCATGCTGAAAAATCCGCCTATAAAGCAGTCAGAGCATGTGCGTACCACAAGTCGAATGATTCCGGGCGCAGCAGGAGAGATGTTAGCGAAAATATACGAGCCCGTTCAGCGAACAGGCAGTAAGCTTCCGGCCATGCTGTGGATTCACGGGGGAGGCTATGTGATGGGGCACCCCGATATGGATGACGCTCTATGCGAACGCTTCGTACAAGCGGCTAATTGTGTTGTCGTATCGGTCGATTATCATCTGGCTCCCGAACATCCTTATCCAGCTGCCATCCATGACTGTTACGCCGGTTTAACGTGGATGACAGACGAAGCTGAGTCACTCGGCATCGATGTGGATCGGGTTGCGATTGCTGGTGCAAGTGGAGGAGGGGGGCTGACCGCAGCACTTGCTTTAATGGCCCGCGACAAAGGCGGACCGGCGCTTATCTTCCAAATGCCGTTGTATCCGATGATCGACAACCGTAATCGTACAGCGTCGAGCCATGAAATTGAGGCTGAAAATGCAACATGGAGCCGGACAAACAATTTGGCTGCGTGGAGCATGTACCTGGGCGAAAGTGCCGACGACAGTCAGGTATCCGCATATGCGGTGCCATCGAGAGCAGAAAGCTTGGCGGGGCTGCCGCCGACTTATACGTGCGTAGGACAGCTCGATCTGTTCCGGGATGAGACAATCGAATATGTGACGCGTCTTGCACAAGCGGGCGTAGACGTAGAATTTCATCTGTATCCCGGCTGCTACCACTGCTTTGAAGTGTTTGTCCCCGATGCCGAAGTGAGCCAGCGCGCCAGCCAAAGCTATGTAGATGCGATGGCAAGAGCGCTTAATCCTGGCAAAATCTAA
- a CDS encoding LLM class flavin-dependent oxidoreductase has product MEIGITSFVETTPDVQTGEVMSHAQRLREVVEEIVLADQVGLDVFGIGEHHRKDYAASSPAMVLSAAAPLTKRIRLTSAVTVLSSADPVRVFQDFATLDGISNGRAEIMAGRGSFIESFPLFGYDLNDYDELFEEHLELLLKIQASEKVTWRGGHRPAIQDLGVYPRPVQNPLPIWIGSGGNQESVVRAGLLGLPLMLAIIGGSPRQFAPLVQLYKKVAMHAGHDVSRLTVGSHSLGFVAEDTELAADTFFPSTQAGMNKIGRERGWAHYNRASFDAARSFEGALYVGDPETVAQKIIHLRKHVGMTRFMMYVPISTMPHEQVMRAIELLGTEVAPRVREEITKWEAETQQESAFA; this is encoded by the coding sequence GTGGAGATTGGTATTACTTCGTTTGTGGAAACGACACCGGATGTTCAGACAGGTGAAGTGATGAGCCACGCACAGAGATTGCGTGAAGTTGTCGAGGAAATCGTCCTCGCTGATCAGGTTGGGCTTGATGTATTTGGCATAGGTGAACATCATCGCAAGGATTATGCGGCTTCTTCTCCAGCAATGGTGCTGTCTGCGGCTGCGCCATTGACAAAAAGGATTCGGCTGACCAGTGCAGTGACAGTGCTTTCTTCCGCTGATCCGGTGCGTGTTTTTCAGGATTTTGCTACACTCGATGGCATTTCAAATGGACGGGCAGAGATTATGGCGGGACGGGGTTCCTTTATCGAGTCTTTTCCCCTGTTCGGCTATGACTTGAATGACTATGATGAGCTGTTTGAAGAACATTTGGAACTGCTCCTGAAAATACAGGCGTCCGAAAAAGTAACCTGGAGGGGCGGGCATCGGCCAGCTATTCAGGATTTGGGCGTGTATCCACGACCCGTTCAGAATCCTTTACCCATATGGATTGGCAGCGGAGGCAATCAGGAATCTGTTGTTCGTGCAGGTCTGCTGGGATTGCCGCTGATGCTGGCGATCATTGGTGGAAGTCCGCGGCAGTTTGCACCACTTGTGCAGCTTTACAAGAAGGTGGCCATGCACGCTGGTCATGACGTATCGCGATTAACGGTTGGGTCACATTCACTAGGATTTGTTGCAGAAGATACGGAACTGGCGGCAGATACATTCTTTCCTTCTACCCAAGCAGGAATGAATAAAATCGGAAGGGAGCGGGGCTGGGCGCATTATAACCGTGCTAGCTTCGATGCCGCACGCAGCTTCGAAGGGGCATTGTATGTGGGTGACCCGGAGACGGTTGCCCAAAAGATCATCCACCTTCGCAAGCATGTAGGCATGACGCGCTTTATGATGTATGTGCCGATATCCACGATGCCGCATGAACAGGTAATGAGAGCCATTGAGCTGCTAGGAACAGAGGTAGCGCCTCGGGTGCGAGAAGAAATAACCAAGTGGGAAGCAGAGACGCAGCAAGAATCAGCATTTGCTTAA
- a CDS encoding MFS transporter, with product MEEVIEKVTAKAPMPRYVTLLFAVACGMSVANIYFAQPLLDHLSIEFGIDYSIIGILITLTQIFYAVGLLLLVPLGDLWNQRRLIIGQMFLSVVALVIVGTASTSTVLFAGIAAVGLLAVVTQTIVAFAATMAAPVERGRVVGVVTSGIVIGILLARTIAGVLTDLAGWRSVYLVSAAFLFFMVCVLFRVLPNREREVKPLSYLQLLGSVLMLFAQERLLRIRSVLAMLIFAAFSILWTPLVLPLSAPPLSLSHTAIGAFGLAGVAGALAAARAGRLADRGYGQRTTGLALSLLLLSWLLISYIEQSLFALAIGIVLLDLAVQAVHVTNQSMIFTLGAEARSRLTAGYMVFYSIGSSVGSIASTYIYAHFGWEGVCLLGASVSALALVYWAVTRR from the coding sequence ATGGAGGAGGTTATTGAAAAAGTAACGGCCAAAGCTCCCATGCCTCGCTATGTAACACTATTGTTCGCGGTTGCTTGCGGGATGTCAGTTGCGAATATCTACTTTGCACAGCCACTACTTGATCATTTGTCGATTGAGTTCGGAATTGACTATTCCATCATTGGGATTCTGATCACCCTTACTCAAATCTTTTATGCAGTAGGACTGTTGTTACTTGTGCCACTTGGCGATTTATGGAACCAACGCCGCTTGATTATCGGTCAGATGTTTTTATCTGTGGTAGCGCTGGTTATCGTAGGGACTGCCTCCACCAGCACGGTACTATTCGCAGGTATAGCTGCGGTAGGATTGCTTGCTGTTGTTACGCAGACAATCGTTGCATTCGCGGCGACAATGGCAGCCCCTGTAGAGCGAGGGCGAGTGGTTGGAGTAGTTACCAGTGGAATCGTCATTGGCATACTTCTAGCGCGAACCATTGCAGGAGTTTTAACAGATCTTGCGGGTTGGCGTTCCGTATATCTGGTCTCTGCTGCATTCCTATTTTTCATGGTTTGTGTATTATTTCGGGTATTGCCAAATAGGGAGCGGGAGGTAAAGCCGCTATCCTATCTCCAGTTGCTTGGATCGGTATTGATGTTGTTCGCACAAGAACGGCTATTACGTATTCGCTCAGTTTTGGCTATGCTGATTTTTGCTGCGTTTAGTATTTTGTGGACGCCGTTAGTACTGCCTCTGAGTGCGCCGCCATTATCTTTGTCGCATACGGCCATCGGGGCGTTTGGTCTTGCAGGAGTTGCCGGAGCTTTGGCTGCAGCAAGGGCAGGGAGGCTTGCAGATCGAGGTTATGGACAGAGAACGACGGGCTTGGCCTTGAGTCTATTGCTACTATCGTGGCTGCTAATCAGCTATATCGAACAGTCGTTATTTGCCTTGGCGATAGGTATAGTTTTGCTTGATTTGGCGGTACAGGCCGTGCATGTTACGAATCAAAGTATGATCTTCACCTTGGGTGCAGAGGCGCGGAGTCGGCTCACGGCGGGGTATATGGTTTTCTATTCAATCGGCTCTTCTGTTGGCTCCATTGCCTCGACCTATATATATGCGCATTTTGGTTGGGAGGGAGTGTGCTTGCTCGGGGCCTCTGTCAGTGCGTTGGCTCTGGTGTATTGGGCAGTGACAAGGCGCTAG
- a CDS encoding TetR/AcrR family transcriptional regulator yields MARTREFDEEKVLDAAMQLFWEKGYEATSLSDLTSRMGIQRPSIYSTFGDKKELFEAALRRYTMSRASEIRTKLQNNPSVKEAFRHFFKEVADEEYTEGLSRGCFCINTMVELAPHDEKFEILTREHQMYLSVIFQETIERGIQSGELDSRIDAKATAQALIVSLIGLTVILKSRPNRSFVDNSIEVTLTLLR; encoded by the coding sequence ATGGCGAGAACACGCGAATTTGACGAAGAAAAAGTACTAGATGCAGCTATGCAGCTTTTTTGGGAGAAGGGGTATGAAGCTACCTCATTAAGTGATTTAACTTCCCGAATGGGTATCCAGCGCCCCAGTATTTACTCAACCTTTGGGGACAAAAAAGAATTGTTCGAAGCCGCACTACGCAGATACACGATGTCTCGTGCTTCGGAGATACGAACAAAGCTTCAAAACAATCCATCCGTAAAAGAGGCGTTTCGCCATTTTTTTAAAGAGGTGGCCGACGAGGAATATACGGAAGGTCTCAGCCGAGGATGCTTTTGCATTAATACCATGGTCGAACTTGCCCCTCATGATGAGAAATTTGAGATTTTGACAAGGGAACACCAAATGTACCTCTCTGTCATCTTTCAAGAAACGATCGAACGAGGTATCCAATCAGGTGAGCTCGATTCGAGGATAGACGCGAAAGCTACCGCACAAGCGCTTATCGTATCGTTAATTGGACTGACCGTCATCTTAAAATCTCGTCCGAATCGATCATTTGTTGATAATTCGATAGAAGTTACACTTACATTACTTAGGTAA
- a CDS encoding methyl-accepting chemotaxis protein produces MIKKMFTSYKASLSKQILFFLVLLIVVPSVVLSLSLTQLARNQLERELLSQVESVTAMITQVLNNSYRDYSVTIESFSDVQVPPGQNADTYIYDRIHNIEKDIDNVLAAFMYYDNRYYNSAKKEIDPTTREWYKQAMQHKGQIIVTPPYIDAISGSYVITFAKTLSDGKGVAGIDVSIDHLNELVKTYKIGEKGYVSLFDQNNVTLSHPRFPQGKPLEDERFQVMLDQAEGSFEMNNDELREYYHFNKQNSLGLNVVSVIDWSEINQKTGPLLRISFMFIILLLALIALFVWIFMKRTVRPVLQLKQLTDSIAQGDLTVRSIESGRTDEIGQLESNFNTMSQSLSDVLRQITDHSEQISASSHHLSANSEENVQTIEQVAASMQEIASMSSDMNRSIDTVKQSAAQAQQELDDAIRILRESTEMSQLITGLANNGEESLGAARQQVNMIVEHSTRSKDEMEELKQVAGEISGVTNFIQDIASQTNLLALNAAVEAARAGQEGRGFAVVADEVRKLADQTGSAAEKINSLIGEVQDRVLHMVKRTEEGVESATTGSDLTQSVEQRFTEMHEAINRIDTHLAQVARVSERLMQSNTAMLAAFGESSAMSQATAQEVDQVAAASEEQNASMEEVAASAAHLANIAEELQSLVQRFKLER; encoded by the coding sequence ATGATTAAAAAAATGTTTACCAGTTATAAAGCATCGCTCTCCAAGCAGATTCTGTTTTTTCTCGTCTTGCTTATTGTTGTCCCCTCTGTCGTGTTGAGCCTTTCCTTGACACAACTGGCACGTAACCAGTTAGAGCGTGAATTGTTGTCCCAAGTCGAATCGGTTACCGCGATGATTACACAAGTACTCAATAATTCGTACCGGGACTACTCTGTTACGATTGAGAGCTTTTCGGATGTTCAAGTTCCTCCGGGGCAAAATGCGGATACGTATATCTATGATCGTATCCACAATATAGAGAAAGACATCGACAATGTTTTGGCTGCGTTCATGTACTACGACAATCGATACTACAACTCGGCGAAAAAGGAAATTGATCCGACTACCCGTGAATGGTACAAGCAAGCGATGCAGCATAAAGGGCAGATCATTGTAACGCCACCTTATATCGACGCGATAAGCGGAAGCTACGTCATTACGTTTGCCAAGACGCTCTCGGATGGTAAAGGAGTAGCGGGAATCGACGTTTCTATCGATCATTTAAACGAGCTGGTAAAGACGTACAAGATCGGAGAAAAGGGATACGTGAGCTTGTTCGATCAGAACAACGTGACACTGTCGCATCCGCGATTCCCGCAAGGCAAGCCGCTTGAAGACGAACGCTTCCAAGTGATGCTTGATCAAGCGGAGGGTTCTTTCGAAATGAATAATGACGAGCTGCGTGAATATTACCATTTTAATAAGCAAAATTCGCTCGGATTGAACGTCGTTTCCGTGATTGATTGGAGTGAAATCAATCAAAAGACGGGGCCGCTGTTGCGGATTTCATTCATGTTCATCATCCTTTTGCTTGCCCTTATTGCCCTGTTCGTTTGGATTTTCATGAAACGCACGGTGCGGCCAGTCCTGCAATTGAAGCAACTGACCGACTCGATCGCGCAGGGGGATTTGACGGTCCGTTCTATCGAGAGTGGAAGAACGGATGAGATTGGGCAGCTGGAATCCAACTTCAATACGATGTCGCAATCGTTGTCCGATGTCCTGCGTCAAATTACCGATCATTCCGAGCAAATCTCAGCATCCTCCCATCATTTGTCTGCGAATTCAGAGGAGAACGTGCAAACGATTGAACAAGTCGCTGCCTCCATGCAAGAAATAGCGTCCATGTCTTCGGATATGAATCGGAGTATAGATACCGTGAAGCAATCGGCGGCTCAAGCGCAACAGGAGCTGGATGATGCCATCCGTATCCTGCGTGAGAGTACGGAAATGTCGCAGCTCATCACAGGTCTGGCCAATAACGGCGAGGAGTCTCTCGGAGCGGCGAGACAACAGGTGAATATGATTGTGGAACATTCCACTCGTTCGAAAGATGAGATGGAGGAGTTAAAACAGGTTGCTGGAGAAATTAGCGGAGTGACGAATTTTATCCAAGATATCGCCTCCCAGACGAATTTGCTTGCGTTGAATGCAGCCGTTGAAGCGGCACGGGCCGGGCAAGAAGGCCGCGGGTTCGCTGTCGTCGCTGATGAGGTGCGAAAGCTGGCTGATCAGACAGGTTCTGCCGCCGAGAAGATCAACAGCTTGATCGGGGAGGTTCAGGATCGCGTACTTCACATGGTTAAACGCACAGAGGAAGGCGTGGAATCTGCTACAACGGGAAGCGATTTGACACAATCGGTCGAGCAGCGTTTTACAGAGATGCATGAGGCTATTAACCGCATTGACACGCACCTCGCTCAAGTGGCTCGCGTCAGCGAACGGTTGATGCAATCAAATACAGCGATGCTTGCAGCCTTTGGTGAATCGAGTGCCATGAGCCAAGCCACTGCACAAGAGGTTGACCAAGTCGCCGCTGCCAGTGAAGAACAGAATGCTTCGATGGAGGAAGTGGCAGCTTCGGCAGCGCACCTTGCCAACATTGCTGAAGAGTTGCAGTCATTGGTGCAGCGTTTTAAATTGGAGCGTTAA
- a CDS encoding DMT family transporter: MKNTLLGSLYLSLAASIWGAMYVVVKVVVDIVPPLELVWLRYVIALLALLMIGVLTKQSWRIAKRDWLLIFLIGLIGNTISIVAQEVGTMLSSAQMGAIITSTTPAFMVLFARMILKEKITVKKAFSIVLATIGVCVIVGTAQIDTSNQLGGISLIIAALTWSLMSVLVKRVPGQYSQIVVTSYSILVAIAILSPFTLGRLTKLDFQAIMQPSIWGGLLYLGVISTACGFLLWNRGLQKLNASSGGLFFFFQPIVGTFLGWLLLDEQIGLSFWMGTAFIFIGVLLVIRDDKTHEETKKVLTE; the protein is encoded by the coding sequence ATGAAAAATACCTTACTTGGTTCTTTATATTTATCACTCGCCGCCAGTATTTGGGGCGCAATGTATGTTGTCGTTAAAGTCGTGGTTGATATTGTACCACCACTTGAATTAGTATGGCTTCGTTATGTAATCGCTCTGTTAGCATTACTAATGATCGGAGTCCTAACAAAACAATCGTGGCGTATCGCGAAACGTGACTGGCTATTAATCTTTTTGATTGGGTTAATTGGGAATACGATTTCTATCGTAGCCCAGGAAGTCGGAACGATGCTTTCCTCTGCACAAATGGGAGCCATTATTACATCCACGACACCTGCATTTATGGTCCTGTTTGCACGAATGATCCTTAAAGAAAAAATTACTGTAAAGAAAGCATTTTCTATTGTTTTAGCAACAATTGGTGTTTGTGTTATTGTCGGAACTGCTCAAATTGATACCTCCAATCAGCTAGGTGGCATATCCCTGATTATCGCAGCACTAACGTGGTCACTTATGTCTGTCCTTGTAAAACGTGTACCAGGGCAATATTCGCAAATTGTCGTCACAAGCTACAGTATCCTTGTAGCTATTGCCATTCTATCGCCTTTTACACTGGGGAGATTAACCAAGCTTGATTTTCAAGCGATCATGCAGCCTTCTATTTGGGGAGGTCTACTGTACTTGGGGGTCATTTCTACTGCGTGTGGCTTTTTGTTGTGGAATCGAGGCTTGCAAAAGCTTAACGCTTCCAGTGGAGGATTGTTTTTCTTTTTCCAGCCGATTGTTGGTACTTTTTTAGGTTGGTTATTACTAGATGAACAGATTGGTTTGTCTTTTTGGATGGGTACAGCATTCATTTTTATTGGGGTACTGTTAGTCATTCGCGACGATAAAACCCATGAAGAGACCAAAAAGGTGTTAACTGAATAG